The Sphingobacteriales bacterium genome contains the following window.
ATTTTTTATGGACTTTTCAAATCCTTCGAGTGCCGGAAGAAAAGCCACCTCCTTTTTCCAGTATTCCCGCATCAGCAACTGCACCAGTAAAACGGAGGTCCTGGATTGATAATCGAGGTAAACGGTATTGATTTCTTCGAGCGGCACATTGGAAAACAAACACACCGTTTTCACATTTCCATCGGCACCGATACAAAACGGAGACACGATCTGCGGATATTGCAGCTGGGGGATAACAGCTACCGGCACCAATCCGATATCCGCCTCATTGTTCAATAATTTCTGCGCACAAACAGCCGGTGTATCCATACTAAGCTGAATCTTATTCTTAACGGAAGAAAGATCCAGCCCGTGCAGGAAAGGCTTTGCATTCAGATAGGAAACGGCAGATATCTTTACCACAGAGCGTTTTATTTTTGTTTTTCAGCTGGAATTCCTGGATTTTCCAGATTGGCATCATTCAAATGTTCCAAATCATTTTCCTTTATTAAATCAACTTTGATTCCGTCGTATTCCAGATGATACAGACAAGTATTTTCATGTGAAAATTCATCCATTTTCGAAACCGGTTTACCCAACAATAAACAGATCAGTACCCTCAATGTTCTGCCATGCGTGCAAATCAGTATGGTTTGGTGGGCTGATTGTTTGATTTCTTCCACAAAAGGCATTACTCTATCCGCAAGGTCCTGAGCACTCTCAC
Protein-coding sequences here:
- a CDS encoding menaquinone biosynthesis protein, producing MVKISAVSYLNAKPFLHGLDLSSVKNKIQLSMDTPAVCAQKLLNNEADIGLVPVAVIPQLQYPQIVSPFCIGADGNVKTVCLFSNVPLEEINTVYLDYQSRTSVLLVQLLMREYWKKEVAFLPALEGFEKSIKNNIAAVIIGDRAIEHMGKHRFEYDLSAAWKQHTGLPFVFAAWVSNKEIDNGFLDDFNAALQIGLSTRNQIVDTYTAFNSPYFDVKEYWNQNVQFDLDEPKKKSLELFLKKLNPNQQFFYCY